The following proteins are co-located in the Bacteroidales bacterium genome:
- a CDS encoding tetratricopeptide repeat protein, with product MKKYFLLIAAVVSISFGAMAQKGKVTSALSYIDQGLLDKAKEAIDQAMVDEKSKDWFNTYFAKGKLCQASFESENPKFKEFYPDPLAEAYASYEKAMELDPKGSMKKKIITNMIYNSLAVNLYAQGSARFEAKEYEGALKSFETQIKITESDKYAGAIDTGMYYNAGLAAVNCGKYDEAIKYFEKCAEMKYLGITPYYQIYESWLGKGDTIKAESILTGLTEKFPGDKSITLQLIDLYIKSNKNEEALKYIKVAKEADPGNYSLFFAAGIIFLNQNRNDEAIVELGKSIELKGDLYDTQYGMGAAYINKASDMFVKANEIMDVKKYTEAIDQANAVYSKALPYMEKAYELKPDDVYSMRSLKELYYRLKMTDKYNTIKTKLDVIDGK from the coding sequence ATGAAAAAGTATTTTCTGCTGATAGCAGCCGTAGTAAGTATCTCATTCGGAGCCATGGCCCAGAAGGGCAAAGTTACAAGCGCCTTGAGCTATATCGACCAGGGCCTTCTCGACAAAGCTAAAGAAGCAATTGACCAGGCAATGGTAGATGAAAAATCAAAAGACTGGTTTAACACTTATTTTGCTAAAGGTAAACTTTGCCAGGCCTCTTTTGAATCTGAAAATCCAAAATTCAAAGAGTTCTATCCCGATCCACTTGCAGAAGCATACGCTTCATATGAGAAAGCAATGGAACTTGATCCAAAAGGATCAATGAAGAAAAAGATCATTACTAACATGATCTACAACTCACTGGCTGTTAATCTTTATGCTCAGGGTAGTGCCAGGTTCGAGGCCAAGGAATATGAAGGTGCCCTGAAATCATTTGAAACTCAGATAAAAATAACTGAAAGTGATAAATACGCCGGAGCAATTGATACAGGGATGTATTATAATGCCGGACTGGCTGCAGTTAATTGTGGCAAATACGATGAAGCAATCAAATATTTCGAGAAGTGTGCTGAGATGAAATATCTTGGTATCACTCCTTATTATCAGATATATGAGAGCTGGCTGGGAAAAGGTGACACAATTAAAGCTGAATCTATTCTTACAGGTCTTACTGAAAAATTCCCAGGCGACAAGAGCATCACTCTTCAGCTGATTGACCTTTATATAAAGAGTAATAAAAATGAAGAAGCTCTGAAATATATCAAAGTTGCCAAAGAAGCAGATCCGGGTAATTACAGCTTATTTTTTGCTGCTGGGATTATTTTCCTGAATCAGAACAGAAATGATGAAGCTATTGTGGAACTCGGCAAATCAATCGAACTTAAAGGTGATTTATACGACACACAATACGGAATGGGAGCAGCCTATATCAACAAAGCTTCAGATATGTTTGTGAAAGCAAATGAAATTATGGATGTAAAAAAATACACCGAAGCAATTGATCAGGCAAATGCTGTCTATTCAAAAGCACTTCCATACATGGAAAAAGCATATGAACTGAAACCTGATGATGTTTATTCTATGAGAAGTCTGAAAGAACTGTATTACAGACTTAAGATGACTGACAAATACAATACAATCAAAACTAAACTTGATGTAATTGATGGTAAGTAA
- a CDS encoding serine hydrolase, translated as MTRTTKRVLYGVLAFFGAVILGGCIYLNTLLPIITGYAAKNLCSAVFVSGREQNDVENVDLNFSFIKYTKNKVDINNKSVTSRFLWRKSKAIYREGFGVTLLRDFKEKELRSEKYPLSVKSGYSQDTIAWPLGDVIPDTVTGINLEALNAITKSLIEDNAYTGNAFAFMVLHKGIPVAEAYKPQFNSKTRFLSWSMAKSFTNAIVGVLVKEGKIDIQSPADIEEWKADERSKITMNDLMQMQSGLKWNEDYGNRSSVNVMLHCESDMGRYSFEQPLEHNPGTFWYYSSGTTNIVNWLIRKQFPDDSTYYQFPYTELFFKTGMPDIIFEVDPTGTRIGSSYLYATARDYARFGLLYQNDGVFNGERILPEGWVKYTTSEAKASGGEYGSFFWLNKSKKLPSAPEDMYMCVGHDGQRIFIMPSQELVVVILGYSSTSKGGMDFDRLLKDILNTL; from the coding sequence ATGACAAGAACCACAAAAAGAGTACTTTACGGAGTACTTGCATTCTTTGGAGCAGTTATTTTAGGAGGCTGCATCTACCTTAATACTTTGCTGCCTATAATTACTGGATATGCTGCAAAAAACCTTTGTTCTGCCGTGTTTGTCTCGGGAAGAGAACAAAATGATGTTGAAAACGTTGATCTCAATTTCTCATTCATTAAGTATACCAAAAACAAGGTTGATATAAATAATAAGAGTGTTACAAGTCGTTTTCTATGGAGAAAGTCAAAAGCAATCTACAGGGAAGGATTTGGCGTCACACTTTTGAGGGATTTCAAGGAAAAGGAACTGCGTTCTGAGAAATATCCACTGAGTGTTAAGTCAGGATATTCGCAGGATACAATCGCATGGCCGTTAGGAGATGTTATACCAGACACTGTAACCGGTATTAATCTGGAAGCTCTTAATGCAATAACAAAAAGTCTGATTGAAGATAATGCTTATACAGGCAATGCATTTGCATTCATGGTTCTGCATAAAGGAATTCCGGTAGCAGAGGCATATAAACCGCAGTTTAACAGTAAAACAAGGTTTCTCAGCTGGTCGATGGCAAAGAGTTTCACAAATGCAATTGTTGGCGTACTTGTGAAAGAGGGAAAAATCGATATTCAGTCACCGGCAGATATTGAAGAATGGAAGGCAGATGAAAGAAGCAAAATAACAATGAATGACCTGATGCAGATGCAGAGCGGTCTTAAATGGAATGAAGATTACGGTAACAGATCGTCTGTTAATGTTATGCTTCATTGTGAAAGTGATATGGGAAGATATTCTTTTGAACAACCGCTTGAACATAATCCGGGTACATTCTGGTATTACTCATCAGGAACTACAAATATAGTTAACTGGTTGATTCGTAAGCAGTTTCCTGATGATTCTACTTATTATCAGTTTCCTTATACCGAACTGTTTTTTAAGACAGGAATGCCTGATATTATTTTTGAAGTTGATCCTACAGGTACAAGGATCGGATCTTCATACCTGTATGCTACAGCCCGCGACTACGCCAGGTTCGGGCTTCTATATCAGAATGATGGCGTTTTTAATGGCGAAAGAATCCTTCCTGAAGGATGGGTAAAATATACAACATCAGAAGCTAAGGCAAGCGGAGGAGAATACGGATCTTTCTTCTGGCTGAATAAGAGCAAAAAACTCCCGTCAGCACCTGAAGATATGTATATGTGTGTCGGACACGATGGGCAGAGAATTTTCATTATGCCTTCACAGGAATTGGTAGTTGTAATATTGGGATATTCTTCAACATCAAAAGGAGGAATGGATTTTGACAGGTTGCTTAAGGATATTCTGAATACTCTTTAA
- a CDS encoding SH3 domain-containing protein, producing MKHSFRIRLLFNSYLFFFLLVLACNSCSPVPENKFQSEIDRIALKYIADKREAICNITAATYGKDRIIVKGETTIPEIKSDIINALAKSDIGLIDSIIILPDTSLYKKCFGVVTLSVANLRKEPMHKSELVSQAILGTPVIVLKTEESWVLVRTPDKYISWTEKSSLMLMDKMNSPTGKVK from the coding sequence GTGAAACATAGTTTCAGAATAAGGTTACTTTTTAATAGCTACTTATTCTTTTTCTTGCTTGTATTGGCATGCAATAGCTGCAGTCCTGTTCCGGAAAATAAGTTCCAATCTGAAATAGACAGAATTGCACTGAAATACATAGCTGACAAACGAGAAGCTATATGTAATATTACTGCAGCAACTTATGGAAAGGACAGGATAATTGTGAAAGGTGAAACTACAATTCCGGAGATTAAATCTGATATAATTAATGCTTTAGCTAAATCTGATATTGGTCTAATAGACAGCATCATAATACTTCCTGACACCTCTTTATACAAGAAATGTTTTGGTGTCGTGACATTGAGTGTTGCCAACCTGAGGAAAGAACCTATGCACAAATCAGAACTTGTTTCCCAGGCTATTCTTGGTACACCTGTTATAGTACTAAAAACGGAGGAGTCTTGGGTATTGGTAAGGACACCAGACAAATACATCTCCTGGACAGAGAAATCGTCCCTGATGTTGATGGACAAAATGAATTCTCCAACTGGAAAAGTGAAGTGA
- a CDS encoding C40 family peptidase, with the protein MKVIFTENSGWVYTSADESGVVGDLVSGAILIKTGESGKYVNITFPDGRAGVIRKSSSVEYPHWKNDRLVTPDEVIKTAFTFLGLPYLWGGTSSKAVDCSGFMQSVFFRNGLILSRDASLQALHGDHVSVSEGYSDLQKGDLLFFGTRDEKGDHVTHVALYIGDSEFIHASSRVMINSLDSSRTNFSSFRKNSLLSAQRILGAEDDSGIVHVSSHELY; encoded by the coding sequence GTGAAAGTAATATTTACCGAAAATTCAGGATGGGTATATACATCTGCCGATGAATCAGGAGTTGTTGGAGATCTAGTTTCAGGAGCAATTCTTATTAAAACAGGTGAATCAGGTAAATATGTAAATATTACATTTCCGGATGGGAGGGCAGGGGTCATAAGAAAGTCTTCATCTGTTGAGTATCCGCACTGGAAAAATGATAGACTGGTAACACCAGATGAAGTAATTAAAACTGCATTCACTTTCCTTGGATTACCATATTTGTGGGGAGGAACATCTTCAAAAGCAGTTGATTGCAGTGGTTTTATGCAATCGGTTTTCTTCAGAAACGGTCTCATTCTGTCAAGAGATGCATCTTTGCAGGCATTGCATGGTGATCATGTAAGTGTATCAGAAGGTTATTCTGATCTGCAAAAAGGAGATCTGCTTTTTTTCGGAACACGTGATGAAAAAGGTGATCATGTTACTCATGTAGCTCTTTACATAGGTGATAGTGAATTCATTCATGCCTCATCGAGAGTAATGATTAATAGTCTGGATTCATCCAGGACGAACTTCAGCAGTTTCAGAAAGAATTCTTTACTGTCCGCCCAGAGAATACTGGGAGCAGAGGATGATTCAGGAATCGTGCATGTCAGCTCTCATGAACTGTATTGA
- the gyrA gene encoding DNA gyrase subunit A: MSERERIIQVNIEEEMKSAYIDYSMSVIVSRALPDVRDGLKPVHRRVLFGMSELGVLSNKAYKKSARIVGEVLGKFHPHGDSSVYEAMVRMAQEWSLRYPLVDGQGNFGSVDGDSPAAMRYTEARLKKIAEEMLADIDKETVDFQPNFDDSLTEPTVLPTRIPQLLVNGASGIAVGMATNMPPHNLTEVIDATVAYIDNNEITSDEILQYVKGPDFPTGGIIYGSQGIRDACETGRGRIVVRAKTDIELTHSGRECIIVNEIPYMVNKAEMIRKIADLINEKKLDGISYINDESDRNGMRIVIILKKDASAAVVLNNLYKYSSLQTSFSVNNIALVKGRPKTLNTKDQIHYFVKHRHEVIIRRTKYDLDQAEKRAHILEGLIIASDNIDEVIAIIKSSQTPEIARERLMERFGLSDIQSRAIVEMRLRQLTGLEQEKLRAEYDEIMKLIDYLKSVLASTELQMKIIKDELLEIKEKYGDARRTEIVPNAEEFNPEDFYADDEMVITISHMGYIKRTPLTEFRRQNRGGTGAKGGATRDEDFIEHLYIATMHNTMLFFTRNGKCYWLKVYAIPEGSRTSKGRAMQNLINIEPNDNVRAFINVKNLNDEEYINNNFIVLCTTKGIIKKTSLEAYSRPRINGVNAITVREGDELLEARMTNGQHHIMLAVKSGRAIRFPEASVRPMGRTASGVRGIRLANEDTDFVIGMITVEAKEKDIMVVSEKGYGKRSDIDGYRITNRGGKGVKTINITDKTGFLIALKDVTDNHDLMIITQFGNILRSPVSALRVMGRATQGVRLINLRENDIIASIACVLVNEDDEPIETVINEESNINAEENGKEFDV, from the coding sequence ATGTCAGAGAGAGAAAGAATCATCCAGGTAAATATTGAGGAGGAGATGAAGTCGGCCTACATTGATTATTCAATGTCGGTCATTGTATCGCGTGCATTGCCTGATGTCAGAGATGGACTTAAGCCTGTTCATCGCAGGGTACTGTTTGGAATGTCTGAATTGGGAGTGCTTTCAAACAAAGCATATAAAAAGTCTGCAAGGATAGTAGGAGAGGTGCTCGGTAAGTTCCATCCGCATGGTGACTCATCGGTATACGAAGCAATGGTAAGGATGGCTCAGGAATGGTCATTAAGGTACCCCTTGGTTGACGGCCAGGGTAACTTTGGATCTGTGGATGGTGATAGTCCTGCCGCAATGCGTTATACCGAGGCACGACTCAAGAAAATTGCTGAGGAGATGCTTGCCGATATAGATAAGGAGACTGTTGACTTTCAGCCAAACTTCGATGATTCACTTACTGAACCTACCGTTCTGCCAACCAGAATTCCGCAACTGCTGGTTAACGGAGCCTCAGGTATTGCAGTAGGTATGGCAACAAACATGCCGCCTCATAACCTTACAGAAGTTATTGACGCTACAGTTGCTTACATTGACAATAATGAGATAACCAGTGATGAAATACTGCAGTATGTCAAAGGACCGGACTTTCCGACAGGCGGAATAATCTACGGAAGTCAGGGCATCAGGGATGCATGTGAGACCGGCAGGGGAAGGATTGTTGTTCGGGCTAAAACCGACATAGAACTGACTCATTCAGGAAGGGAGTGTATAATTGTCAATGAGATTCCCTACATGGTCAACAAGGCAGAAATGATCAGGAAGATTGCTGATCTTATTAATGAGAAGAAACTCGACGGAATATCGTATATCAATGATGAGTCGGACCGCAACGGGATGAGAATTGTAATAATCCTCAAAAAAGATGCAAGCGCAGCTGTGGTCCTTAACAACCTTTATAAATACTCATCTCTTCAGACCTCATTCAGCGTAAATAATATCGCACTTGTGAAGGGGCGTCCTAAGACACTTAATACAAAGGACCAGATTCATTATTTCGTAAAACATCGTCACGAGGTTATTATAAGAAGGACCAAATACGATCTTGACCAGGCAGAAAAGAGAGCACATATCCTTGAAGGTCTGATAATTGCCAGTGATAATATAGATGAAGTAATTGCAATTATCAAATCATCTCAGACTCCTGAAATAGCCCGCGAGAGACTGATGGAAAGATTCGGACTTTCTGACATACAGTCGAGAGCTATAGTTGAAATGCGCCTGCGCCAGCTAACCGGACTTGAGCAGGAGAAGCTCAGAGCAGAGTATGATGAGATTATGAAACTCATTGATTATCTGAAGAGTGTCCTTGCCAGTACTGAACTTCAGATGAAGATAATAAAAGATGAACTTCTTGAAATAAAAGAGAAATATGGCGATGCACGTCGTACAGAGATAGTACCTAACGCGGAAGAATTTAATCCTGAAGACTTTTATGCCGATGATGAAATGGTTATTACTATTTCTCACATGGGATATATTAAAAGAACACCACTCACTGAATTCAGGAGACAAAACAGGGGTGGTACAGGTGCAAAAGGCGGTGCCACAAGGGATGAAGATTTCATTGAGCATCTTTATATTGCTACAATGCACAATACAATGCTCTTCTTTACCAGAAACGGAAAATGCTACTGGCTGAAGGTTTACGCAATTCCTGAAGGCTCAAGAACATCGAAAGGCAGAGCAATGCAGAATCTTATTAACATCGAACCTAATGACAATGTCAGGGCATTTATAAATGTCAAGAATCTGAATGATGAAGAATACATTAATAATAACTTCATCGTGCTTTGTACCACCAAGGGAATTATCAAGAAGACATCACTCGAGGCGTACTCAAGGCCCAGGATCAATGGGGTAAATGCTATTACGGTAAGGGAAGGTGATGAGCTACTGGAGGCCAGAATGACTAACGGTCAGCATCATATAATGCTGGCTGTCAAGTCGGGACGCGCTATCAGGTTCCCTGAAGCATCAGTGAGACCGATGGGAAGAACTGCCTCAGGAGTAAGAGGAATCAGGCTGGCTAATGAGGATACCGACTTTGTTATTGGCATGATCACTGTTGAAGCAAAAGAAAAAGATATTATGGTTGTTTCTGAAAAAGGATATGGAAAACGATCAGATATTGATGGTTACAGGATCACAAACAGAGGCGGAAAAGGAGTTAAGACCATAAATATTACCGATAAGACCGGATTCCTTATTGCATTGAAAGATGTTACTGATAATCACGATCTGATGATTATTACCCAATTCGGAAACATTCTTCGCAGCCCGGTATCTGCTTTAAGGGTAATGGGAAGGGCAACCCAGGGAGTAAGATTGATCAATTTAAGAGAAAACGATATTATAGCCTCAATAGCCTGTGTACTTGTAAATGAGGACGATGAGCCAATTGAAACTGTTATAAATGAAGAAAGTAATATTAATGCTGAGGAAAATGGCAAAGAATTTGATGTTTAA
- a CDS encoding dipeptide epimerase, with protein MNNRRKFIKNCTMLAAGGVGFSYISFGCQNSKSDQKNPGKNGKIVFRFKPYELQLKHVFTLASGSRSTTPVMLTEIEYDGVIGYGEASMPPYLGESHETATQFLKKIDLSNFSSPFLMEEILAYTDKLTPGNYAAKASVDIALHDLVGKLMNQPWYRIWGLNPENTPNTSFTIGIDKPEVVKEKVREASPYKILKVKLGQGNDKEMIETVRSVTDTLICVDVNQGWADKKMALEMTFWLKEQGVVFVEQPMPKANVDDIAWLTQNSPLPIIADEAIQTIADFKGIQGAYSGINIKLMKCGGMRAAYTMIGMARALGMKVMVGCMTETSCAVSAASQLSPMVDWADLDGNLLISNDVFEGVTVVDGKVTLPDRPGIGIIPKS; from the coding sequence ATGAATAATAGAAGAAAATTTATTAAAAATTGCACAATGCTTGCAGCAGGAGGAGTTGGATTCTCATATATTTCATTTGGTTGTCAGAATTCAAAGTCAGATCAGAAAAATCCCGGGAAAAATGGCAAAATAGTTTTCAGGTTCAAACCTTACGAGTTACAGCTAAAACACGTTTTTACACTTGCTTCCGGATCAAGAAGTACAACTCCTGTAATGCTCACAGAGATAGAATATGATGGAGTTATAGGTTATGGTGAAGCATCCATGCCGCCATATCTCGGAGAAAGTCATGAAACGGCAACACAGTTTCTGAAAAAGATAGATCTTTCGAACTTCTCCAGCCCCTTTCTGATGGAAGAAATTCTTGCATATACTGATAAGCTGACACCAGGCAACTATGCAGCCAAGGCTTCTGTTGATATAGCCCTTCATGATCTTGTTGGCAAGCTCATGAATCAGCCATGGTACCGGATTTGGGGACTAAATCCTGAAAATACTCCAAATACTTCATTTACAATTGGTATTGATAAGCCTGAAGTAGTAAAAGAAAAGGTTCGTGAAGCATCCCCATATAAGATTCTCAAAGTAAAGCTTGGTCAGGGAAACGATAAAGAGATGATAGAGACTGTAAGAAGTGTGACAGATACACTTATTTGTGTGGATGTTAATCAGGGCTGGGCCGATAAAAAGATGGCTCTTGAAATGACCTTTTGGCTTAAAGAACAGGGAGTTGTATTTGTTGAGCAGCCAATGCCAAAAGCTAATGTTGATGATATCGCCTGGCTGACGCAAAACAGTCCGCTACCGATAATAGCCGATGAAGCAATTCAGACAATTGCTGATTTTAAGGGAATCCAGGGTGCTTATAGCGGAATCAATATTAAGCTGATGAAATGTGGCGGGATGAGAGCTGCCTATACCATGATTGGCATGGCAAGAGCGCTTGGGATGAAGGTTATGGTTGGTTGTATGACAGAAACATCATGTGCCGTATCAGCTGCTTCACAGCTTTCTCCAATGGTCGACTGGGCTGATCTTGATGGTAATCTGCTGATCAGTAATGATGTTTTTGAGGGAGTTACTGTAGTGGATGGTAAGGTGACATTGCCGGATAGACCAGGCATAGGGATAATACCGAAAAGTTAA
- a CDS encoding amino acid permease: MTEDEGLKREIGLWGLVSNSINIIIGAGIFILPALVAERLGSGSIWAYLVCGFLMIFIMLCFAEIGSMITRTGGAYSYIETAFGKYAGFMTTNIFIFGAAIMANAAVANGLADTLAYFIPQFELQWVRILFFGVVFGGLAYLNIRGIKNAIMIVKINTIAKLVPLLMIGLLGWFFINPSDSQVVATNSSRDLGEISLILLFAFVGAETALNVSGEIKNPVKTIPKGIMLSILIVVILYILIQLTVQGILGSSIVDFRNAPLAEAGKRMFGPIGVTIVLVGASFSMFGNISGMVLNMPRILFAAARDKVLKSEALASVHPKFRTPYVSIIVYAAIGFIFASIGEFRQLAMLSSASYLLIYLGVILALIRFRIKNYGEKGHYRIPGGYIIPGISILTIIWVLSNLPLKELGAMAIFIIILTVVYFIYRLVRKEEA, translated from the coding sequence ATGACAGAAGATGAAGGTCTGAAAAGGGAAATAGGGTTGTGGGGGCTTGTTTCCAATTCCATTAATATTATTATAGGCGCAGGAATATTTATCCTGCCGGCACTTGTAGCAGAAAGGCTTGGATCGGGAAGTATCTGGGCATATCTTGTTTGCGGTTTTCTGATGATTTTCATAATGCTGTGTTTTGCTGAGATTGGTTCGATGATTACCAGGACCGGCGGGGCTTATTCATATATTGAGACAGCTTTTGGTAAGTATGCCGGTTTCATGACAACCAACATATTTATCTTTGGAGCAGCCATTATGGCTAATGCTGCAGTGGCAAATGGTCTTGCTGATACACTTGCATATTTTATACCGCAATTTGAGTTACAGTGGGTAAGAATTCTGTTTTTTGGTGTAGTCTTCGGAGGACTGGCATATTTAAATATCAGAGGGATTAAGAATGCTATTATGATTGTGAAAATTAACACTATAGCAAAGCTGGTACCATTACTGATGATTGGTTTACTCGGATGGTTCTTTATTAATCCGTCAGATAGTCAGGTAGTTGCCACTAATTCGTCAAGGGACCTTGGCGAGATATCTCTTATATTGCTATTTGCATTTGTTGGTGCCGAAACAGCCCTGAATGTAAGCGGAGAGATTAAAAATCCTGTAAAAACTATTCCAAAGGGCATTATGCTCAGTATTTTGATTGTTGTTATCCTTTATATTCTTATTCAGCTTACAGTTCAGGGTATACTTGGCAGCTCAATAGTTGATTTTCGCAATGCGCCATTGGCTGAGGCCGGCAAGCGTATGTTCGGACCAATCGGAGTTACAATTGTTTTGGTTGGTGCTTCATTTTCGATGTTTGGAAATATAAGTGGAATGGTTCTTAATATGCCAAGGATTCTTTTTGCAGCAGCCAGGGACAAAGTACTTAAATCAGAGGCACTTGCGTCGGTGCATCCAAAATTCAGAACACCATATGTTTCAATAATTGTTTATGCAGCCATTGGATTCATTTTTGCTTCAATTGGAGAATTTCGGCAACTAGCAATGCTTTCAAGTGCTTCATATTTATTGATTTATCTGGGAGTGATACTTGCACTTATCCGGTTCAGGATTAAAAACTACGGAGAAAAGGGTCATTACCGGATACCTGGCGGGTATATAATTCCGGGAATCAGTATTCTTACAATAATATGGGTATTGTCAAATCTTCCTTTAAAGGAATTGGGAGCAATGGCGATATTTATTATTATTCTGACGGTTGTGTATTTTATTTATAGATTGGTTAGAAAGGAAGAAGCGTAA